A region from the Gossypium hirsutum isolate 1008001.06 chromosome A08, Gossypium_hirsutum_v2.1, whole genome shotgun sequence genome encodes:
- the LOC107962783 gene encoding 4-hydroxy-3-methylbut-2-en-1-yl diphosphate synthase (ferredoxin), chloroplastic isoform X3, translating into MASGAVPASFPGLKSKDPGLGFAKSTDFVRICDLRRTKTGRTRISVIRNQNPSQDTAQLQPASEGSPLLVPRQKYCESIHKTVRRKTRTVMVGNVALGSEHPIRIQTMTTTDTKDVAGTVEQVMRIADKGADIVRITVQGKKEADACFEIKNSLVQKNYNIPLVADIHFAPSVALRVAECFDKIRVNPGNFADRRAQFEQIEYTNEEYQKELEHIEEVFTPLVEKCKKYGRAMRIGTNHGSLSDRIMSYYGDSPRGMVESAFEFARICRKLEYHNFVFSMKASNPVVMVQAYRLLVAEMYVHGWDYPLHLGVTEAGEGEDGRMKSAIGIGTLLQDGLGDTIRVSLTEPPEEEIDPCRRMADLGMKAAELQRGAPFEEKHRHYFDFQSRSGQLPKQKEGEEVDFRGVLHRDGSVLMSVSLDQLKAPELLYKSLAAKLVVGMPFKDLATVDSIILRELPPVDDADARLALKRLIDISMGVITPLSEQLTKPLPNAMALVNRKELSTGAYKLLPEGTRLVVSVRGDESYEELEILKDIDATMLLHNIPFDEEKIGRVHAARRLFEYLSENSLDFPVIHHIQFPNGTHRDDLVINAGTNAGALLVDGLGDGILLEAPDQDFDFLRNTSFNLLQGCRMRNTKTEYVSCPSCGRTLFDLQEISAQIREKTSHLPGVSIAIMGCIVNGPGEMADADFGYVGGAPGKIDLYVGKTVVKRGIAMEHATDALIQLIKDHGRWVDPPAEE; encoded by the exons ATGGCGAGTGGAGCTGTACCAGCTTCTTTTCCAGGCTTGAAAAGCAAGGACCCAGGCTTAGGATTCGCTAAAAGTACGGATTTTGTGAGGATATGTGATTTGAGAAGGACCAAGACTGGTAGAACAAGAATCTCTGTGATTCGGAATCAGAATCCCAGTCAGGATACTGCTCAACTTCAGCCTGCATCTGAAGGGAGCCCTTTGTTAG TTCCGAGGCAAAAGTATTGTGAATCCATACACAAAACTGTGAGGAGAAAAACTAGGACGGTAATGGTCGGAAATGTGGCTCTTGGTAGCGAGCATCCAATAAGGATTCAAACAATGACTACGACCGACACTAAGGATGTGGCTGGGACAGTTGAACAG GTGATGAGAATAGCAGACAAGGGAGCGGATATTGTCCGGATAACTGTTCAAGGGAAGAAAGAGGCAGATGCatgttttgaaataaaaaactCTCTGGTACAGAAGAA TTATAATATACCTCTGGTGGCAGATATTCATTTTGCTCCTTCAGTTGCACTAAGAGTTGCCGAGTGCTTCGATAAAATTCGAGTCAACCCTGGAAATTTTG CTGATAGACGGGCCCAGTTTGAGCAGATAGAATATACAAATGAGGAGTATCAGAAAGAACTTGAGCATATTGAGGAG GTTTTTACTCCGTTGGTTGAAAAATGTAAGAAGTATGGAAGGGCAATGCGTATTGGGACCAACCATGGGAGTCTTTCTGACCGTATAATGAGCTACTATGGGGATTCTCCTAGGGGAATG GTTGAATCTGCATTCGAGTTTGCTAGGATATGTAGAAAGTTGGAGTACCATAACTTTGTCTTTTCAATGAAAGCGAGCAATCCAGTTGTTATGGTCCAGGCATACCGCCTCCTTGTTGCTGAAATGTACGTTCATGGCTGGGATTATCCATTACACTTGGGAGTCACTGAAGCTGGAGAAGGTGAAGATGGAAGGATGAAATCCGCGATTGGCATTGGGACCCTCCTTCAG GATGGTTTAGGTGACACAATCAGAGTTTCACTCACCGAGCCACCTGAGGAAGAGATAGATCCATGCAGAAGGATGGCTGACCTTGGTATGAAAGCTGCCGAACTGCAGCGAGGG GCACCATTTGAGGAAAAGCACAGACATTACTTTGATTTCCAGAGTCGATCTGGTCAATTGCCAAAACAAAAGGAG gGCGAAGAGGTGGACTTTAGAGGTGTCCTGCATCGTGATGGCTCGGTTCTTATGTCTGTTTCTCTTGACCAGTTGAAG GCACCAGAACTCTTATACAAGTCACTTGCAGCAAAGCTGGTCGTAGGCATGCCATTTAAG GACTTGGCAACAGTAGACTCAATCATACTGCGGGAGCTTCCACCAGTAGATGACGCTGATGCT CGGCTGGCTCTTAAAAGGTTGATAGACATAAGCATGGGTGTTATTACACCTTTATCGGAACAGCTAACAAAGCCATTGCCTAATGCTATGGCTCTAGTAAACCGTAAGGAACTATCAACTGGAGCTTACAAGCTTTTGCCTGAAG GTACACGCTTGGTTGTATCTGTACGTGGTGACGAGTCATATGAAGAGCTGGAAATCCTGAAAGACATTGATGCTACAATGCTTCTTCATAATATACCTTTTGATGAAGAAAAGATTGGTCGAGTGCATGCAGCAAGGAG GTTATTTGAGTATCTATCGGAGAACAGTCTTGATTTCCCTGTAATCCACCATATTCAGTTTCCAAATGGGACTCACAG GGATGACTTGGTCATTAATGCTGGCACCAATGCTGGAGCCCTTCTGGTGGATGGACTCGGAGATGGTATATTGTTGGAAGCACCAGACCAAGATTTCGATTTCCTCAGAAACACTTCTTTCAACTTACTCCAGGGCTGTAGAATGAGGAATACCAAGACG GAGTATGTTTCATGCCCATCTTGTGGTAGAACATTGTTTGACCTTCAAGAAATAAGTGCACAAATACGAGAAAAGACGTCACACTTGCCTGGTGTTTCG ATTGCAATTATGGGTTGCATCGTTAATGGTCCGGGGGAAATGGCTGATGCAGATTTCGGATATGTTGGTGGTGCTCCAGGAAAAATCGACCTCTATGTAGGCAAG ACTGTTGTGAAGCGTGGAATCGCAATGGAGCATGCAACCGATGCTCTGATCCAACTAATAAAAGATCATGGGCGATGGGTAGATCCTCCTGCTGAAGAATAA
- the LOC107962783 gene encoding 4-hydroxy-3-methylbut-2-en-1-yl diphosphate synthase (ferredoxin), chloroplastic isoform X1, whose product MASGAVPASFPGLKSKDPGLGFAKSTDFVRICDLRRTKTGRTRISVIRNQNPSQDTAQLQPASEGSPLLVPRQKYCESIHKTVRRKTRTVMVGNVALGSEHPIRIQTMTTTDTKDVAGTVEQVMRIADKGADIVRITVQGKKEADACFEIKNSLVQKNYNIPLVADIHFAPSVALRVAECFDKIRVNPGNFADRRAQFEQIEYTNEEYQKELEHIEEVFTPLVEKCKKYGRAMRIGTNHGSLSDRIMSYYGDSPRGMVESAFEFARICRKLEYHNFVFSMKASNPVVMVQAYRLLVAEMYVHGWDYPLHLGVTEAGEGEDGRMKSAIGIGTLLQDGLGDTIRVSLTEPPEEEIDPCRRMADLGMKAAELQRGVVDLTTSAPFEEKHRHYFDFQSRSGQLPKQKEGEEVDFRGVLHRDGSVLMSVSLDQLKAPELLYKSLAAKLVVGMPFKDLATVDSIILRELPPVDDADARLALKRLIDISMGVITPLSEQLTKPLPNAMALVNRKELSTGAYKLLPEGTRLVVSVRGDESYEELEILKDIDATMLLHNIPFDEEKIGRVHAARRLFEYLSENSLDFPVIHHIQFPNGTHRDDLVINAGTNAGALLVDGLGDGILLEAPDQDFDFLRNTSFNLLQGCRMRNTKTEYVSCPSCGRTLFDLQEISAQIREKTSHLPGVSIAIMGCIVNGPGEMADADFGYVGGAPGKIDLYVGKTVVKRGIAMEHATDALIQLIKDHGRWVDPPAEE is encoded by the exons ATGGCGAGTGGAGCTGTACCAGCTTCTTTTCCAGGCTTGAAAAGCAAGGACCCAGGCTTAGGATTCGCTAAAAGTACGGATTTTGTGAGGATATGTGATTTGAGAAGGACCAAGACTGGTAGAACAAGAATCTCTGTGATTCGGAATCAGAATCCCAGTCAGGATACTGCTCAACTTCAGCCTGCATCTGAAGGGAGCCCTTTGTTAG TTCCGAGGCAAAAGTATTGTGAATCCATACACAAAACTGTGAGGAGAAAAACTAGGACGGTAATGGTCGGAAATGTGGCTCTTGGTAGCGAGCATCCAATAAGGATTCAAACAATGACTACGACCGACACTAAGGATGTGGCTGGGACAGTTGAACAG GTGATGAGAATAGCAGACAAGGGAGCGGATATTGTCCGGATAACTGTTCAAGGGAAGAAAGAGGCAGATGCatgttttgaaataaaaaactCTCTGGTACAGAAGAA TTATAATATACCTCTGGTGGCAGATATTCATTTTGCTCCTTCAGTTGCACTAAGAGTTGCCGAGTGCTTCGATAAAATTCGAGTCAACCCTGGAAATTTTG CTGATAGACGGGCCCAGTTTGAGCAGATAGAATATACAAATGAGGAGTATCAGAAAGAACTTGAGCATATTGAGGAG GTTTTTACTCCGTTGGTTGAAAAATGTAAGAAGTATGGAAGGGCAATGCGTATTGGGACCAACCATGGGAGTCTTTCTGACCGTATAATGAGCTACTATGGGGATTCTCCTAGGGGAATG GTTGAATCTGCATTCGAGTTTGCTAGGATATGTAGAAAGTTGGAGTACCATAACTTTGTCTTTTCAATGAAAGCGAGCAATCCAGTTGTTATGGTCCAGGCATACCGCCTCCTTGTTGCTGAAATGTACGTTCATGGCTGGGATTATCCATTACACTTGGGAGTCACTGAAGCTGGAGAAGGTGAAGATGGAAGGATGAAATCCGCGATTGGCATTGGGACCCTCCTTCAG GATGGTTTAGGTGACACAATCAGAGTTTCACTCACCGAGCCACCTGAGGAAGAGATAGATCCATGCAGAAGGATGGCTGACCTTGGTATGAAAGCTGCCGAACTGCAGCGAGGGGTGGTAGATTTGACAACTTCA GCACCATTTGAGGAAAAGCACAGACATTACTTTGATTTCCAGAGTCGATCTGGTCAATTGCCAAAACAAAAGGAG gGCGAAGAGGTGGACTTTAGAGGTGTCCTGCATCGTGATGGCTCGGTTCTTATGTCTGTTTCTCTTGACCAGTTGAAG GCACCAGAACTCTTATACAAGTCACTTGCAGCAAAGCTGGTCGTAGGCATGCCATTTAAG GACTTGGCAACAGTAGACTCAATCATACTGCGGGAGCTTCCACCAGTAGATGACGCTGATGCT CGGCTGGCTCTTAAAAGGTTGATAGACATAAGCATGGGTGTTATTACACCTTTATCGGAACAGCTAACAAAGCCATTGCCTAATGCTATGGCTCTAGTAAACCGTAAGGAACTATCAACTGGAGCTTACAAGCTTTTGCCTGAAG GTACACGCTTGGTTGTATCTGTACGTGGTGACGAGTCATATGAAGAGCTGGAAATCCTGAAAGACATTGATGCTACAATGCTTCTTCATAATATACCTTTTGATGAAGAAAAGATTGGTCGAGTGCATGCAGCAAGGAG GTTATTTGAGTATCTATCGGAGAACAGTCTTGATTTCCCTGTAATCCACCATATTCAGTTTCCAAATGGGACTCACAG GGATGACTTGGTCATTAATGCTGGCACCAATGCTGGAGCCCTTCTGGTGGATGGACTCGGAGATGGTATATTGTTGGAAGCACCAGACCAAGATTTCGATTTCCTCAGAAACACTTCTTTCAACTTACTCCAGGGCTGTAGAATGAGGAATACCAAGACG GAGTATGTTTCATGCCCATCTTGTGGTAGAACATTGTTTGACCTTCAAGAAATAAGTGCACAAATACGAGAAAAGACGTCACACTTGCCTGGTGTTTCG ATTGCAATTATGGGTTGCATCGTTAATGGTCCGGGGGAAATGGCTGATGCAGATTTCGGATATGTTGGTGGTGCTCCAGGAAAAATCGACCTCTATGTAGGCAAG ACTGTTGTGAAGCGTGGAATCGCAATGGAGCATGCAACCGATGCTCTGATCCAACTAATAAAAGATCATGGGCGATGGGTAGATCCTCCTGCTGAAGAATAA
- the LOC107962783 gene encoding 4-hydroxy-3-methylbut-2-en-1-yl diphosphate synthase (ferredoxin), chloroplastic isoform X2, translating to MASGAVPASFPGLKSKDPGLGFAKSTDFVRICDLRRTKTGRTRISVIRNQNPSQDTAQLQPASEGSPLLVPRQKYCESIHKTVRRKTRTVMVGNVALGSEHPIRIQTMTTTDTKDVAGTVEQVMRIADKGADIVRITVQGKKEADACFEIKNSLVQKNYNIPLVADIHFAPSVALRVAECFDKIRVNPGNFADRRAQFEQIEYTNEEYQKELEHIEEVFTPLVEKCKKYGRAMRIGTNHGSLSDRIMSYYGDSPRGMVESAFEFARICRKLEYHNFVFSMKASNPVVMVQAYRLLVAEMYVHGWDYPLHLGVTEAGEGEDGRMKSAIGIGTLLQDGLGDTIRVSLTEPPEEEIDPCRRMADLGMKAAELQRGVAPFEEKHRHYFDFQSRSGQLPKQKEGEEVDFRGVLHRDGSVLMSVSLDQLKAPELLYKSLAAKLVVGMPFKDLATVDSIILRELPPVDDADARLALKRLIDISMGVITPLSEQLTKPLPNAMALVNRKELSTGAYKLLPEGTRLVVSVRGDESYEELEILKDIDATMLLHNIPFDEEKIGRVHAARRLFEYLSENSLDFPVIHHIQFPNGTHRDDLVINAGTNAGALLVDGLGDGILLEAPDQDFDFLRNTSFNLLQGCRMRNTKTEYVSCPSCGRTLFDLQEISAQIREKTSHLPGVSIAIMGCIVNGPGEMADADFGYVGGAPGKIDLYVGKTVVKRGIAMEHATDALIQLIKDHGRWVDPPAEE from the exons ATGGCGAGTGGAGCTGTACCAGCTTCTTTTCCAGGCTTGAAAAGCAAGGACCCAGGCTTAGGATTCGCTAAAAGTACGGATTTTGTGAGGATATGTGATTTGAGAAGGACCAAGACTGGTAGAACAAGAATCTCTGTGATTCGGAATCAGAATCCCAGTCAGGATACTGCTCAACTTCAGCCTGCATCTGAAGGGAGCCCTTTGTTAG TTCCGAGGCAAAAGTATTGTGAATCCATACACAAAACTGTGAGGAGAAAAACTAGGACGGTAATGGTCGGAAATGTGGCTCTTGGTAGCGAGCATCCAATAAGGATTCAAACAATGACTACGACCGACACTAAGGATGTGGCTGGGACAGTTGAACAG GTGATGAGAATAGCAGACAAGGGAGCGGATATTGTCCGGATAACTGTTCAAGGGAAGAAAGAGGCAGATGCatgttttgaaataaaaaactCTCTGGTACAGAAGAA TTATAATATACCTCTGGTGGCAGATATTCATTTTGCTCCTTCAGTTGCACTAAGAGTTGCCGAGTGCTTCGATAAAATTCGAGTCAACCCTGGAAATTTTG CTGATAGACGGGCCCAGTTTGAGCAGATAGAATATACAAATGAGGAGTATCAGAAAGAACTTGAGCATATTGAGGAG GTTTTTACTCCGTTGGTTGAAAAATGTAAGAAGTATGGAAGGGCAATGCGTATTGGGACCAACCATGGGAGTCTTTCTGACCGTATAATGAGCTACTATGGGGATTCTCCTAGGGGAATG GTTGAATCTGCATTCGAGTTTGCTAGGATATGTAGAAAGTTGGAGTACCATAACTTTGTCTTTTCAATGAAAGCGAGCAATCCAGTTGTTATGGTCCAGGCATACCGCCTCCTTGTTGCTGAAATGTACGTTCATGGCTGGGATTATCCATTACACTTGGGAGTCACTGAAGCTGGAGAAGGTGAAGATGGAAGGATGAAATCCGCGATTGGCATTGGGACCCTCCTTCAG GATGGTTTAGGTGACACAATCAGAGTTTCACTCACCGAGCCACCTGAGGAAGAGATAGATCCATGCAGAAGGATGGCTGACCTTGGTATGAAAGCTGCCGAACTGCAGCGAGGGGTG GCACCATTTGAGGAAAAGCACAGACATTACTTTGATTTCCAGAGTCGATCTGGTCAATTGCCAAAACAAAAGGAG gGCGAAGAGGTGGACTTTAGAGGTGTCCTGCATCGTGATGGCTCGGTTCTTATGTCTGTTTCTCTTGACCAGTTGAAG GCACCAGAACTCTTATACAAGTCACTTGCAGCAAAGCTGGTCGTAGGCATGCCATTTAAG GACTTGGCAACAGTAGACTCAATCATACTGCGGGAGCTTCCACCAGTAGATGACGCTGATGCT CGGCTGGCTCTTAAAAGGTTGATAGACATAAGCATGGGTGTTATTACACCTTTATCGGAACAGCTAACAAAGCCATTGCCTAATGCTATGGCTCTAGTAAACCGTAAGGAACTATCAACTGGAGCTTACAAGCTTTTGCCTGAAG GTACACGCTTGGTTGTATCTGTACGTGGTGACGAGTCATATGAAGAGCTGGAAATCCTGAAAGACATTGATGCTACAATGCTTCTTCATAATATACCTTTTGATGAAGAAAAGATTGGTCGAGTGCATGCAGCAAGGAG GTTATTTGAGTATCTATCGGAGAACAGTCTTGATTTCCCTGTAATCCACCATATTCAGTTTCCAAATGGGACTCACAG GGATGACTTGGTCATTAATGCTGGCACCAATGCTGGAGCCCTTCTGGTGGATGGACTCGGAGATGGTATATTGTTGGAAGCACCAGACCAAGATTTCGATTTCCTCAGAAACACTTCTTTCAACTTACTCCAGGGCTGTAGAATGAGGAATACCAAGACG GAGTATGTTTCATGCCCATCTTGTGGTAGAACATTGTTTGACCTTCAAGAAATAAGTGCACAAATACGAGAAAAGACGTCACACTTGCCTGGTGTTTCG ATTGCAATTATGGGTTGCATCGTTAATGGTCCGGGGGAAATGGCTGATGCAGATTTCGGATATGTTGGTGGTGCTCCAGGAAAAATCGACCTCTATGTAGGCAAG ACTGTTGTGAAGCGTGGAATCGCAATGGAGCATGCAACCGATGCTCTGATCCAACTAATAAAAGATCATGGGCGATGGGTAGATCCTCCTGCTGAAGAATAA
- the LOC121205090 gene encoding skin secretory protein xP2 has product MAKLEFLTIAFLLFLQLTFAAILAQPSPAPAPSPGTHSPAPAPSPGIHSPAPAPSPGTHSPAPAPSPGTHSPAPAPSPGTHSPAPAPFNSTPAPSPSDPAQARSPSPGRNIRHNNVNPDVKNASGGGGMSAGKKAGIVVGVLIAACLVVVGGLIYKKRRDNIRRSQYGYAARAELL; this is encoded by the coding sequence ATGGCAAAACTTGAATTTCTTACCATTGCATTCCTCCTATTTCTTCAACTCACCTTCGCTGCCATTTTGGCCCAGCCCTCGCCAGCCCCAGCCCCTTCACCCGGTACACACTCGCCCGCGCCAGCCCCTTCACCCGGTATACACTCGCCCGCGCCAGCCCCTTCACCCGGTACACACTCGCCCGCGCCAGCCCCTTCACCCGGTACACACTCGCCCGCGCCAGCCCCTTCACCTGGTACACACTCGCCCGCGCCAGCACCATTTAATTCCACTCCGGCGCCGTCTCCATCAGATCCGGCACAAGCGAGGTCTCCTTCTCCTGGCAGAAATATCCGCCACAACAACGTTAATCCGGACGTGAAGAACGCCAGTGGTGGCGGAGGAATGAGCGCAGGAAAAAAGGCGGGAATCGTTGTGGGGGTGTTGATAGCAGCGTGCTTGGTTGTCGTCGGTGGATTGATTTACAAGAAGAGACGAGATAACATCAGGAGATCTCAGTATGGATACGCCGCCAGGGCAGAACTTCTCTGA
- the LOC107940128 gene encoding putative defensin-like protein 263, with protein MASFGVVSFFIVLIVAFGVSNLEACTHDSECQLNCDHLGLCDLKTNKCSCLPVSEPLPFDGVPMANAKCSTDDDCKDACPPNCTPKCFHCFCLCYCNA; from the exons ATGGCTTCTTTTGGTGTTGTTTCTTTTTTCATTGTTTTGATCGTGGCATTTG GTGTATCAAACTTGGAAGCATGTACTCATGACTCGGAATGTCAATTGAACTGTGATCATCTCGGCCTTTGTGACTTAAAAACCAATAAATGTAGTTGCTTGCCGGTATCTGAGCCATTACCCTTTGATGGTGTACCGATGGCGAATGCTAAATGCAGCACGGATGACGATTGCAAGGATGCTTGTCCACCAAATTGCACACCTAAATGCTTTCATTGCTTTTGCTTATGCTATTGTAATGCttga
- the LOC107940127 gene encoding uncharacterized protein → MASFASFGVASFLIVLIVAFGVSNSDACTHDSKCQLNCDHLGLCDLKTNKCSCLPVPEPLPFDGVPMANAKCSTDDDCKDACPPDCTPKCFHCFCLCYCSA, encoded by the exons ATGGCTTCTTTTGCTTCTTTTGGTGTTGCTTCTTTTCTCATTGTTTTGATCGTGGCATTTG GTGTATCAAACTCGGACGCATGTACTCATGACTCAAAGTGTCAATTGAACTGTGATCATCTCGGTCTTTGTGACTTAAAAACCAATAAATGTAGTTGCTTGCCGGTGCCTGAGCCATTACCCTTTGATGGTGTACCGATGGCGAATGCTAAATGCAGCACAGATGATGATTGCAAGGATGCTTGTCCGCCAGATTGCACACCTAAATGTTTTCATTGCTTTTGCTTATGCTATTGTAGTGCTTGA
- the LOC107940126 gene encoding uncharacterized protein — protein sequence MNPFASFLLLLSSLAFLVSIGNGQDRAPHGIAHENPMAFSPSAYEFFHPKTQNQDTKNPCAASKCSPLPVAAEVDSNKALETKALPQQKPGHPLGAGGVAAIVFGLAFVVLSAMGVFYVIKTRRVTATTNQPNTVQLDA from the coding sequence ATGAATCCATTTGCTTCTTTCTTGCTTCTCTTATCTTCTCTAGCTTTTCTTGTCTCCATTGGTAATGGTCAAGACAGAGCTCCCCATGGCATTGCTCACGAGAATCCGATGGCCTTCTCCCCGTCGGCTTACGAATTCTTCcaccccaaaacccaaaatcaagaCACCAAAAACCCATGTGCAGCCTCCAAATGCTCACCATTGCCTGTAGCAGCTGAAGTGGACTCTAACAAAGCACTTGAAACCAAAGCATTACCACAACAGAAACCCGGGCATCCACTCGGTGCTGGTGGAGTTGCTGCCATAGTTTTCGGTTTAGCATTTGTTGTGCTTTCGGCAATGGGTGTTTTCTATGTGATTAAAACCCGCCGAGTTACTGCTACAACTAATCAACCAAACACTGTTCAACTCGATGCCTGA